A stretch of the Halorussus lipolyticus genome encodes the following:
- a CDS encoding cbb3-type cytochrome c oxidase subunit I, which produces MTDENPEPDGGVADATHGADHHHDLPSPESIKRWLVTTNHKDVGILYTITALFFLVFGGVLALLMRLQLWTPGVSLLEPLQYNQAVSAHGLLMVFWFLSPFAFGFANYVVPLQIGAKDLAFPRLNALSYWLYLFSGILLGVSFFQGGTFAGGWTMYAPLNLPVYTPNIGASTAVLALVMFTASVTVGSVNFLTTMHRMRAEGLTLRQMPLFTWTILLTTWMMLFAFAALLAALMILSADRLLGTTYFAATGHAGSLLWAHLFWFFGHPEVYIVFFPALGVMAETFQTFTGQRLVGRKWFIAAMVLVALQSFLVWMHHMFLTSINLEIKTLFMATTIGISLPFDLMVFALIYTTVKGKVRFTTPFLFSFGALMLFILGGITGVFLGAVVLDYEFRGTYWVVAHFHYVMVGGVTALVGGLYYWYPKMTGKMYDEFLGKVHFALYFVGFNLLYFPMFVAWETPRRDFVYPEAFVGWHQLATVGGFILGASFLVMFYNLFVSLWRGDDADDNPWQYSTTTEWAIPSPPPLENFPGKPTFRDGSLKFLPGAGGTSGEMADGGKFTVEEATDGGAEMAQTSDAHTAETHAEDEPESHASIWPFATGVTAFVLLFGLSGLQDASYPAGIEGGFYVALTVGGLAGGLGALVKMASEQFTGPSGPFGESWPFEAVENTKLGMWIFLASDVVLFGAFVGSYAFIRVAEGWTNWHHLIPAAHVPLPGLINTYILLTSSFTVVLALVAAEKGSRWGLVGSLATTFVLGMAFLVNKALEWLHLFHVHTEAFPEGWNIGTNVASSTFYLTTGLHGLHVIAGLVVTLYLLVRAWNGAYLDDDRPLEYFGLYWHFVDIVWLFLFPLFYIL; this is translated from the coding sequence ATGACCGACGAAAACCCGGAACCAGACGGCGGAGTCGCCGACGCGACCCACGGGGCCGACCACCACCACGACCTGCCGAGTCCCGAGAGCATCAAGCGATGGCTGGTCACGACCAACCACAAGGACGTTGGGATTCTCTACACCATCACGGCGCTGTTCTTCCTCGTGTTCGGCGGGGTGCTTGCTCTACTGATGCGCCTGCAACTCTGGACGCCCGGCGTGAGTCTCCTCGAACCCCTCCAGTACAATCAGGCCGTCTCGGCCCACGGCCTGCTGATGGTGTTCTGGTTCCTCTCGCCGTTCGCGTTCGGGTTCGCCAACTACGTCGTTCCCCTCCAAATCGGCGCGAAGGATTTGGCCTTCCCGCGACTTAACGCGCTGTCGTACTGGCTCTACCTGTTTTCGGGAATCCTGCTGGGCGTCTCGTTCTTCCAAGGCGGCACCTTCGCCGGCGGATGGACGATGTACGCGCCGCTGAACCTGCCGGTCTACACGCCCAACATCGGCGCGAGTACCGCGGTGCTGGCACTGGTGATGTTCACCGCCTCCGTCACGGTCGGGTCGGTCAACTTCCTGACGACGATGCACCGGATGCGCGCCGAGGGCCTGACGCTCCGCCAGATGCCGCTTTTCACGTGGACCATCCTGCTGACGACGTGGATGATGCTGTTCGCGTTCGCCGCCCTGCTGGCGGCGCTGATGATTCTCTCGGCCGACAGACTCCTCGGGACCACCTACTTCGCGGCCACCGGCCACGCCGGGTCCCTGCTGTGGGCGCACCTGTTCTGGTTCTTCGGCCATCCGGAGGTCTACATCGTCTTCTTCCCCGCCCTCGGCGTGATGGCCGAGACGTTCCAGACCTTCACCGGCCAGCGACTCGTGGGGCGCAAGTGGTTCATCGCGGCGATGGTGCTGGTCGCGCTCCAGAGCTTCCTCGTCTGGATGCACCACATGTTCCTGACCTCCATCAACCTCGAAATCAAGACGCTGTTCATGGCGACCACCATCGGCATCTCACTCCCCTTCGACCTGATGGTGTTCGCGCTCATCTACACCACGGTCAAGGGGAAAGTCCGGTTCACCACGCCCTTCCTGTTTTCGTTCGGCGCGCTGATGCTGTTCATCCTCGGGGGCATCACGGGCGTCTTCCTCGGGGCAGTCGTGCTGGACTACGAGTTCCGGGGCACCTACTGGGTGGTCGCGCACTTCCACTACGTCATGGTCGGCGGCGTCACCGCGCTGGTCGGGGGACTCTACTACTGGTACCCCAAGATGACCGGCAAGATGTACGACGAGTTCTTGGGCAAGGTCCACTTCGCGCTCTACTTCGTCGGGTTCAACCTGCTGTACTTCCCGATGTTCGTCGCGTGGGAGACGCCGCGCCGGGACTTCGTGTATCCCGAGGCGTTCGTCGGGTGGCACCAACTCGCCACCGTCGGCGGGTTCATTTTGGGAGCCTCGTTCCTCGTGATGTTCTACAACCTGTTCGTGAGCCTCTGGCGAGGAGACGACGCCGACGACAACCCGTGGCAGTACTCGACCACGACCGAGTGGGCGATTCCCTCGCCGCCGCCCCTCGAAAACTTCCCCGGTAAACCCACCTTCCGCGATGGCTCGCTCAAGTTCCTGCCGGGAGCGGGCGGCACGAGCGGCGAGATGGCCGACGGCGGGAAGTTCACGGTCGAGGAGGCCACCGACGGCGGCGCGGAGATGGCCCAGACTTCCGACGCCCACACTGCCGAGACCCACGCCGAGGACGAACCCGAGAGCCACGCCAGCATCTGGCCCTTCGCCACCGGAGTCACAGCGTTCGTCCTCCTGTTCGGCCTCTCGGGACTTCAGGACGCCAGCTATCCGGCCGGAATCGAGGGCGGATTCTACGTCGCGCTGACGGTCGGCGGACTGGCGGGCGGCCTCGGCGCGCTGGTCAAGATGGCCAGCGAGCAGTTCACCGGGCCGAGCGGACCGTTCGGCGAGAGTTGGCCCTTCGAGGCCGTCGAGAACACCAAACTCGGGATGTGGATATTCCTCGCCAGCGACGTGGTGCTGTTCGGCGCGTTCGTCGGTTCCTACGCCTTCATCCGGGTCGCCGAGGGGTGGACGAACTGGCACCACCTGATTCCGGCGGCCCACGTCCCCCTGCCGGGACTGATAAATACGTACATCCTGCTCACGAGCAGTTTCACGGTGGTTCTGGCACTGGTCGCCGCGGAGAAAGGAAGTCGGTGGGGGCTGGTGGGGTCGCTGGCGACCACGTTCGTCCTCGGGATGGCGTTCCTCGTCAACAAGGCGCTGGAGTGGTTGCACCTGTTCCACGTCCACACCGAGGCCTTCCCCGAGGGGTGGAACATCGGGACTAACGTCGCGTCCTCGACGTTCTACCTGACGACCGGTCTCCACGGCCTGCACGTCATCGCGGGACTGGT
- the coxB gene encoding cytochrome c oxidase subunit II translates to MNPSAGRYPLVVFQQGGIVPKGTRVEVFQQIFTVFLVLGTLVGVVVIGYMVYNAYKYRDGEGDGHRGADAEAPRLGELPSGGGGGRKLFYSFSLSAIIVISLIAWTYGTLLYVEENPPGDADQTTNIEVVGFRFGWEFVYPNGHTASTLRVPENETIRLTVTSDDVFHTFGVPELRVKTDSIPGQETNTWFRANETGTYEARCFELCGAGHSYMTAEVVVMEPDEYDEWYQNTTSPNGSADNSSALGAPTDAPSAVEVVA, encoded by the coding sequence ATGAATCCGTCGGCCGGACGGTATCCGTTGGTGGTCTTTCAACAGGGCGGAATCGTACCGAAGGGGACCCGCGTCGAAGTGTTCCAACAGATATTCACGGTCTTTCTGGTGCTGGGGACACTGGTCGGCGTCGTCGTCATCGGGTACATGGTCTACAACGCCTACAAGTACCGCGACGGCGAGGGGGACGGCCACCGAGGAGCAGACGCCGAAGCTCCTCGTCTCGGGGAACTCCCTTCGGGTGGCGGCGGCGGGCGAAAGCTGTTCTACTCGTTCAGTCTGAGCGCCATCATCGTCATCTCGCTCATCGCGTGGACTTACGGGACCCTGCTCTACGTCGAGGAGAACCCGCCGGGCGACGCCGACCAGACCACGAACATCGAAGTCGTCGGCTTCCGGTTCGGGTGGGAGTTCGTCTATCCCAACGGCCACACCGCCAGCACCCTCCGGGTGCCCGAGAACGAGACGATTCGGCTCACCGTGACCTCCGACGACGTGTTCCACACCTTCGGCGTCCCGGAGTTACGGGTCAAGACCGACTCGATTCCGGGCCAAGAGACCAACACGTGGTTCCGGGCCAACGAGACTGGGACCTACGAGGCCAGATGCTTCGAACTCTGCGGGGCGGGCCACTCCTACATGACCGCCGAGGTTGTCGTCATGGAACCCGACGAGTACGACGAGTGGTACCAAAACACCACCAGTCCGAACGGGAGTGCCGATAACTCGTCCGCACTCGGAGCGCCGACTGACGCGCCGAGCGCAGTGGAGGTGGTCGCATGA
- a CDS encoding DUF6789 family protein, which yields MDGEETDIPAEMREDVAETAAEPDFDHLWGIVVDGLIGAVGGLVGTGALTIGLLIAASLGAFEIGSFGTLSELTGFNAVLPLSPVAVGFILFLLTGMVMWPLLFASIGAYLPGEKYAVKGIPFGFVLWTGFAPAFYEGYTGLALVLYLVLTLGAHFSYGFTLGAVFDYLGDRPETLV from the coding sequence ATGGATGGGGAAGAGACGGATATTCCAGCTGAGATGCGCGAAGACGTGGCCGAGACGGCCGCAGAACCGGATTTCGACCACCTCTGGGGAATCGTCGTGGACGGCCTCATCGGCGCAGTCGGCGGACTGGTGGGGACCGGCGCGCTGACTATCGGCCTGCTCATCGCCGCGTCGCTCGGGGCCTTCGAGATAGGGAGTTTCGGCACGCTGTCGGAACTCACTGGGTTCAACGCCGTCCTCCCGCTGAGTCCGGTCGCGGTCGGATTCATCCTGTTTCTGCTGACCGGGATGGTGATGTGGCCGCTGTTGTTCGCGTCCATCGGCGCGTACCTGCCGGGCGAGAAGTACGCTGTTAAGGGGATTCCGTTCGGGTTCGTCCTCTGGACCGGGTTCGCCCCCGCGTTCTACGAGGGTTACACCGGCCTCGCGCTGGTGCTGTACCTCGTGCTGACGCTCGGCGCGCACTTCTCTTACGGGTTCACGCTCGGAGCAGTGTTCGACTATCTCGGCGATAGGCCCGAGACGTTGGTATAG
- a CDS encoding tyrosine-type recombinase/integrase: MSESTASDPFADVRWTTCSLDDFCDCYWDIVAPRLEAEGKDPETHQPSHQWFRDEDLRSFLAALRRHHDRSFGDFWREDLGLGDGEGGYDWATDHADTREALKRFLDRRRTRHSLRESTVETKRRRLNLYVRAYCEANGTDDLLSPVASDSETPVHEAVHACYAAFDWLNDRDYSARTKTRVRSVVDGWYQHLVGRRLAAVNPATGLYDEFKWQVEESDPSPLSHEHVRRLAVTADSPRERLLVVALAGWGLRANEVASLHASQIVRDVGPDEAPYVTFEERKNGPGEVNLVYGLDALDARIADLADGNPDDWSGYLFPSKQGETRHVARETIWSRFRDLAERAGLPEEIDGERPSPQLCRRYWYDTYTSVLEGVLDELEDIAAEQGSDDPRVVMSNYLSDERARRVRREFMRAELAKAFEGAGQ; this comes from the coding sequence ATGAGCGAATCGACCGCCAGCGACCCGTTTGCCGACGTTCGCTGGACGACCTGCTCGCTCGACGATTTCTGCGACTGCTACTGGGATATCGTCGCTCCTCGGCTCGAAGCCGAGGGGAAGGACCCGGAAACCCACCAGCCGAGCCATCAGTGGTTCCGCGACGAGGACCTCCGGTCGTTTCTCGCCGCCCTCCGACGGCACCACGACCGCTCGTTCGGCGACTTCTGGCGCGAGGACCTCGGACTCGGCGACGGTGAGGGCGGATACGACTGGGCGACCGACCACGCCGACACCCGCGAGGCCCTGAAGCGGTTCCTCGACCGCCGCCGGACGCGCCACTCCCTCCGCGAATCGACGGTCGAGACCAAGCGCCGCCGCCTTAACCTCTACGTCCGGGCCTACTGTGAGGCGAATGGGACCGACGACCTCCTCTCGCCGGTCGCCAGTGACTCCGAAACCCCCGTCCACGAGGCGGTTCACGCCTGCTACGCCGCGTTCGACTGGCTGAACGACCGCGACTACAGCGCCCGGACCAAGACCCGCGTCCGGAGCGTCGTCGATGGCTGGTACCAGCACCTCGTCGGTCGCCGACTTGCGGCGGTCAACCCCGCGACCGGTCTCTACGACGAGTTCAAGTGGCAGGTCGAGGAGTCGGACCCGTCGCCGCTCTCGCACGAACACGTCCGGCGTCTCGCCGTGACTGCCGATTCGCCCCGAGAGCGCCTGCTGGTCGTCGCGCTCGCAGGGTGGGGCCTCCGAGCCAACGAGGTTGCTAGCCTCCACGCCTCCCAAATCGTCCGCGACGTGGGACCCGACGAAGCGCCCTACGTCACCTTCGAGGAGCGAAAGAACGGACCCGGCGAGGTCAACCTCGTCTACGGACTGGACGCCCTCGACGCCAGAATCGCGGACCTCGCGGACGGGAACCCCGACGACTGGTCGGGCTACCTCTTTCCCTCCAAGCAGGGCGAAACCCGCCACGTCGCCCGCGAGACGATTTGGTCGCGGTTCCGGGACCTCGCCGAGCGCGCGGGCCTTCCCGAGGAAATCGACGGCGAGCGCCCGAGTCCGCAACTCTGCCGGCGCTACTGGTACGACACCTATACCTCGGTGCTGGAGGGCGTGCTGGACGAACTGGAGGACATCGCGGCCGAACAGGGGAGCGACGACCCCCGAGTCGTCATGTCGAATTACCTCTCGGACGAGCGCGCTCGCCGGGTCCGCCGGGAGTTCATGCGCGCCGAACTCGCCAAGGCGTTCGAGGGAGCAGGGCAGTAA
- a CDS encoding FAD-dependent oxidoreductase, translating into MPTVAIVGGGPAGLSAGLFTAKNGLETVVFDTDETWMHKAHLFNYLGVRSLGGDEFMTIARGQAEDRGVDLRMGEEVTEVAQSGDGFTVTTEEGEYDARYVVFATGTDTDLPEQLGCEVDDEGLVDVDLSMQTSVENAYATGAMIRNQEWQAVISAGDGGAAALDILSDEKGEHFHDFDTPADVPSLSDLPDEEVEDDEE; encoded by the coding sequence ATGCCGACAGTTGCCATCGTCGGGGGCGGCCCCGCCGGACTCAGCGCCGGACTGTTCACCGCGAAGAACGGCCTCGAAACCGTCGTGTTCGACACCGACGAGACGTGGATGCACAAGGCTCACCTGTTCAACTACCTCGGCGTCCGAAGCCTCGGCGGCGACGAGTTCATGACCATCGCCCGCGGGCAGGCCGAGGACCGCGGCGTGGACCTCCGGATGGGCGAGGAGGTCACGGAAGTCGCCCAATCCGGAGACGGCTTCACCGTCACCACCGAGGAGGGCGAGTACGACGCCCGGTACGTCGTCTTCGCTACCGGGACCGACACCGACCTGCCCGAGCAGTTGGGATGCGAAGTAGACGACGAGGGCCTCGTGGACGTGGACCTCTCGATGCAGACCAGCGTCGAGAACGCCTACGCCACCGGCGCGATGATTCGCAATCAGGAGTGGCAGGCGGTCATCTCGGCGGGCGACGGCGGCGCGGCGGCCCTCGACATCCTGAGCGACGAGAAGGGCGAACACTTCCACGACTTCGACACCCCCGCCGACGTACCGAGTCTGAGCGATTTGCCCGACGAGGAAGTGGAAGACGACGAAGAGTAG
- a CDS encoding S9 family peptidase, which produces MTDENLDVLEALAGLPTFHHPVVSPDGEEIALYYDVSGRNELHFADAETGALEQVSDGEVPRNARWYINWSADGERIFFHDDHGGDEQNDIFAIDRDGTVESVVELGGQTVLADVGDDGETLLVASPESGQMNFYRHDLASGETTKLTDYDRAVRAGVLSPDCEQIAYATNEADDYDNVDVYVANADGSDPRNLEIGETGAEAGPIDWGPEGDRLLVTDNTENFSRAGIYDLETEDIAWYGNLDAEEDPVGFLPGRDRFVVQRTRDARVVPVVYDVESGEGRELDLPAGVAGVSDTGEFALDDDRVVVTHTSSNRRPELLVYDLDSDEYETLVEAEYGPFNPDRFVEADYYTFESHDGLEIGALKYDSGERPSPLVVNPHGGPRHADTLSWGLYTQFLVSRGYSVLQVNYRGSTGRGREFVERLYDDWGGGEQEDVAEATRQLASEDWIDEDRIVVFGGSYGGYSAYWQMVQYPELYAGGIAWIGLTDLDEMYETTMPHFRTELMEKQLGTPDENPDLYRERSPIEYVENLDAPLLMVHGVNDSRVPVSQARMFREALLEAGYREGEDGDFEYVELGEEGHASSDIDQKIRLFETLDDFLKRRLPAVSAPEQDD; this is translated from the coding sequence GTGACCGACGAAAACCTCGACGTACTCGAAGCGCTCGCGGGGCTTCCGACCTTCCACCACCCGGTGGTGTCGCCCGACGGCGAGGAGATTGCGCTCTATTACGACGTGTCGGGCCGGAACGAACTCCACTTCGCGGACGCTGAGACCGGGGCGTTGGAGCAGGTCAGCGACGGCGAGGTGCCCCGGAACGCCCGGTGGTACATCAACTGGAGCGCCGACGGCGAGCGAATCTTCTTCCACGACGACCACGGCGGCGACGAGCAGAACGACATCTTCGCCATCGACCGCGACGGAACCGTCGAATCGGTGGTCGAACTCGGCGGCCAGACCGTCCTCGCCGACGTGGGCGACGACGGCGAGACCCTGCTGGTGGCCTCGCCCGAGTCCGGCCAGATGAACTTCTACCGCCACGATTTGGCGTCGGGCGAGACGACCAAACTCACCGACTACGACCGGGCGGTCAGGGCGGGCGTCCTCTCGCCGGACTGCGAGCAAATCGCCTACGCCACCAACGAGGCCGACGACTACGACAACGTGGACGTGTACGTGGCGAACGCCGACGGGAGCGACCCCCGAAACCTCGAAATCGGCGAGACCGGTGCCGAGGCCGGACCCATCGACTGGGGGCCGGAGGGCGACCGACTGCTGGTCACCGACAACACCGAGAACTTCTCGCGGGCCGGCATCTACGACCTCGAAACCGAGGACATCGCGTGGTACGGCAATCTCGACGCCGAGGAGGACCCGGTGGGATTCCTCCCCGGCAGGGACCGGTTCGTGGTCCAGCGCACCCGAGACGCCCGAGTCGTGCCGGTGGTCTACGACGTGGAGTCGGGCGAGGGCAGAGAGTTGGACCTGCCGGCGGGCGTCGCCGGCGTCTCGGACACCGGCGAGTTCGCGCTCGACGACGACCGAGTGGTCGTGACCCACACCTCGTCGAACCGGCGGCCCGAACTGCTGGTCTACGACCTCGACAGCGACGAGTACGAGACGCTGGTCGAGGCCGAGTACGGTCCCTTCAATCCCGACCGGTTCGTGGAAGCCGACTACTACACCTTCGAGTCCCACGACGGACTGGAAATCGGCGCGCTCAAGTACGACTCCGGCGAGCGCCCCTCGCCACTCGTGGTCAACCCCCACGGCGGGCCGCGCCACGCCGACACCCTCTCGTGGGGCCTCTACACCCAGTTCCTCGTCTCGCGGGGCTACAGCGTCCTGCAGGTCAACTACCGGGGTTCGACCGGCAGAGGCCGCGAGTTCGTGGAACGCCTCTACGACGACTGGGGCGGCGGCGAGCAGGAGGACGTGGCCGAGGCCACCCGCCAACTCGCCAGCGAGGACTGGATTGACGAGGACCGAATCGTCGTCTTCGGTGGCTCCTACGGCGGCTATTCGGCCTACTGGCAGATGGTCCAGTATCCGGAACTCTACGCCGGGGGCATCGCGTGGATAGGCCTGACCGATTTGGACGAGATGTACGAGACGACGATGCCCCACTTCCGGACCGAACTCATGGAGAAGCAACTCGGGACGCCCGACGAGAACCCGGACCTCTACCGGGAGCGCAGTCCCATCGAGTACGTCGAGAACCTCGACGCGCCCCTGCTGATGGTCCACGGCGTCAACGACTCGCGGGTCCCGGTGTCGCAGGCCCGGATGTTCCGCGAGGCGTTGCTGGAGGCGGGATACCGAGAAGGCGAGGACGGCGATTTCGAGTACGTCGAACTGGGCGAGGAGGGCCACGCCTCCTCGGACATCGACCAGAAGATTCGGCTGTTCGAGACGCTGGACGACTTCCTGAAGCGTCGGTTGCCGGCGGTCAGCGCGCCCGAGCAGGACGACTGA
- a CDS encoding TIGR00266 family protein, whose product MRHEVESGPAYSLLNVTLEDGEQIQAEGGAMVSHGENVSMDTNATGGFLRSLRRSVFGGESFFQNTFTASGGEGEVTLAPPLPGDVTHEELSDETIYVQSGSYIAGDTGLDVDTEFGGAKTFFGSEGLFLLKISGFGPVFLSSYGAIKSVDLSDGEAYTVDTGHIVAFEATADFAVRRVAGLKSTIFSGEGLVCRFEGPGRVWLQTRSPDAFLSWLLPKIPQQSAPPSQP is encoded by the coding sequence ATGCGACACGAAGTCGAGTCCGGCCCGGCGTACTCGCTTTTGAACGTCACGCTCGAAGACGGCGAACAGATTCAGGCCGAGGGCGGCGCGATGGTCAGTCACGGCGAGAACGTCTCGATGGACACCAACGCGACCGGCGGATTTCTGCGCTCGCTCCGCCGGAGCGTCTTCGGCGGCGAGAGCTTTTTCCAGAACACCTTCACCGCGTCGGGCGGCGAGGGCGAGGTGACGCTCGCGCCGCCCCTGCCCGGCGACGTGACCCACGAGGAGCTATCGGACGAAACCATCTACGTCCAATCGGGGTCCTACATCGCAGGTGACACCGGCCTCGACGTGGACACCGAGTTCGGCGGTGCGAAGACGTTCTTCGGGAGCGAGGGGCTGTTTCTCCTGAAAATCTCGGGATTCGGCCCGGTCTTTCTGTCGAGTTACGGGGCCATCAAGTCGGTCGATTTGAGCGACGGCGAGGCCTACACCGTGGACACGGGCCACATCGTCGCGTTCGAGGCCACCGCCGACTTCGCGGTCCGACGAGTCGCGGGCCTCAAGTCCACGATTTTCTCGGGCGAGGGGTTGGTGTGTCGGTTCGAGGGGCCGGGCCGGGTGTGGCTTCAGACCCGGAGTCCCGACGCCTTCCTGTCGTGGCTCCTGCCCAAGATTCCACAGCAGAGCGCGCCGCCGAGCCAGCCCTGA
- a CDS encoding DUF7405 family protein gives MDDTGPSEPGRTDAGRGESGRGISRREFAKAAVAIGGASALSACLGRSGGPPDVPTGPDDLSTLPARQHAWNQYLERDKHGNVTAPRHRVLLLLDYTGDGTPSESERQTVEDSLRGLDRAYARGGDGLLFTVGYSPSYFERFDADLPESVDLQEPRALAPFEDPELDQQDAVVHLASDHAEVVLSAEQALLGEKSEINGVEVAADLSGVLEKVDRRTGFIGEGLPADNQDVDGIPDSGPVDSDSPLYMGFKSGFQKNQASEDSVTIQQGPFAGGTTHQLSKIKLNLEQWYEQDSRSQRVGKMFCPVHAEEDLVEGAGDNLGDSAKMEEKGCPAHAEDHARTRGMVGHSQKSARARKDGAPLMLRRDFDSTDDGHAGLHFVSLQRTISDFVDTREAMNGEDLAERSAVGQKNNNGILQYMEVLRRGNFLLPPREKRALPTPDGS, from the coding sequence ATGGACGACACCGGACCGAGCGAACCGGGACGAACCGACGCCGGACGGGGCGAGAGCGGCCGGGGAATCTCGCGCCGGGAGTTCGCCAAGGCCGCGGTCGCAATCGGCGGAGCCTCGGCGCTGTCGGCGTGTCTGGGCCGGAGCGGCGGGCCGCCGGACGTGCCGACCGGACCGGACGACCTCTCGACGCTCCCCGCGCGACAACACGCGTGGAATCAATATTTAGAACGCGACAAACACGGTAACGTGACGGCTCCTCGCCACCGGGTCTTGCTGTTGCTGGACTACACCGGCGACGGGACGCCGAGCGAATCCGAGCGCCAGACGGTCGAGGACTCCCTCCGCGGCCTCGACCGGGCCTACGCCAGAGGAGGCGACGGCCTGCTGTTCACAGTAGGCTACTCGCCGTCGTACTTCGAGCGGTTCGACGCCGACCTGCCCGAGTCGGTGGACTTGCAGGAACCGCGGGCGCTCGCGCCCTTCGAGGACCCCGAACTCGACCAGCAGGACGCGGTGGTCCACCTCGCCAGCGACCACGCCGAAGTCGTGCTGTCCGCCGAGCAGGCCCTGCTGGGCGAGAAATCCGAAATCAACGGCGTCGAGGTGGCGGCCGACCTCTCGGGAGTTTTGGAAAAAGTTGACCGCCGGACCGGATTCATCGGCGAGGGCCTGCCCGCCGACAATCAGGACGTGGACGGGATTCCGGATTCGGGGCCGGTCGATTCCGATTCGCCGCTCTACATGGGGTTCAAGTCGGGGTTCCAGAAGAATCAGGCCAGCGAGGACAGCGTGACGATTCAGCAGGGGCCGTTCGCCGGCGGGACGACCCATCAGCTATCGAAAATCAAGCTGAATCTGGAGCAGTGGTACGAGCAGGATAGCAGGTCCCAGCGCGTCGGCAAGATGTTCTGTCCGGTCCACGCCGAGGAGGACCTCGTGGAGGGCGCGGGCGACAACCTCGGCGACTCGGCCAAGATGGAGGAGAAGGGGTGTCCGGCCCACGCCGAGGACCACGCCCGGACGCGGGGCATGGTCGGCCACTCCCAGAAGTCGGCCCGCGCGAGGAAGGACGGCGCGCCGCTGATGCTCCGCCGGGACTTCGACTCGACCGACGACGGCCACGCCGGTCTGCACTTCGTCTCGCTCCAGCGCACCATCTCGGACTTCGTGGACACCCGCGAGGCGATGAACGGCGAGGACTTGGCCGAGCGGTCGGCGGTGGGCCAGAAGAACAACAACGGCATCTTGCAGTACATGGAGGTGCTGAGGCGCGGGAACTTCCTGCTACCGCCCCGCGAGAAGCGCGCCCTGCCGACGCCGGACGGGAGCTAA